TCTAGTTTTATTCGTCAAAAAATAATAGATAAATTATCGTTAATTGGTTGTTTTATAGATTCAAAAAACAATTTGAATAATAACAAAAAAACTATATTTATAAATTCTATAAAAAGTATACCTATATTAGTTATATCAGCTAATGAAAATCAGATTATAGCTAAAGAAACTTATAATTTAATAAAATAAAAAAAGTTTTATAATGATAAAATATTTAAATTATATTTTTAAAAAATAATTTATTTATAAATTAGAAATTTGTATTTTATTTTTTTAAATTTATTCACTTTTTTAAACCTTACTATTTTTAAAAAATATTTTATGAAAAATTATTCAGAAAATTTTAAATTATTTTTACAAAAAAAAGCTAGTTCAAATATCAAGAAAATTATTTTCCCTGAAGGAAATAATATTAAGATTATTCAATCTGTATCAATATGTAGTGAATTAAAAATATCAAAATGTATTTTGTTAGGAAATAATCACTATATTAAAAATATTGCAATGCAGAATAATTTTATCTTACATAAAGATGTTCAAATAATTGATCCAGATAGTATTCGTAAACTCTATGTTCATCAATTATATAAATTACGAAAAGATAAAGGTATTGCTAGTCATGGAGATGCGCTTAATTTATTAAATAACAATATTATTTTATCTCTTATGATGCTGAATGAAGGTGAGGTGGATGGAGTAGTAGCTGGAATCACGCATGCAACAGCAGATGTAATAAGACCCGCCTTTCAATTAATACAAAATAATTGTAAAGATTCATTTGTTTCTTCAGTTTTTTTAATGTTATTTCCTAAA
The window above is part of the Buchnera aphidicola (Cinara piceae) genome. Proteins encoded here:
- the pta gene encoding phosphate acetyltransferase; translated protein: MKNYSENFKLFLQKKASSNIKKIIFPEGNNIKIIQSVSICSELKISKCILLGNNHYIKNIAMQNNFILHKDVQIIDPDSIRKLYVHQLYKLRKDKGIASHGDALNLLNNNIILSLMMLNEGEVDGVVAGITHATADVIRPAFQLIQNNCKDSFVSSVFLMLFPKKVLIYGDCAVNQYPDSKMLAKIAIQSSNTAYSIGIVPKVAMLSYSTGTSGSGMSVDKVKDSIDIVKHINPKLLIDGPMQYDAAVSKKIAHIKLPYSKVAGNATVLIFPDLNSGNITYKAVQRSSGIISIGPILQGLRKPVNDLSRGATIDDIIYTTAMTVIQSF